In one Pempheris klunzingeri isolate RE-2024b chromosome 8, fPemKlu1.hap1, whole genome shotgun sequence genomic region, the following are encoded:
- the LOC139205577 gene encoding basic helix-loop-helix transcription factor scleraxis-like, translating into MTFAMLRTAPPAGRFLYGDIALLSEDDEENGSEGSGSEERTTNSSNAATFRLSSSSPSAFHIKVNRKRKMCSGIGGGGVDIGAMAGRWQEDTQEATLPGEGRQRTAANARERDRTNSVNTAFTALRTLIPTEPADRKLSKIETLRLASSYISHLGNVLLLGEGLHDGQPCHAPSPPFFHVNSSPNRGSDQSAQPKHICTFCLSNQRKMNKDRDRKTAIRS; encoded by the exons ATGACATTTGCCATGCTGCGCACGGCGCCTCCTGCAGGCCGCTTCTTGTACGGCGATATCGCCCTCCTCTCCGAAGACGACGAAGAGAATGGCAGTGAGGGGTCTGGCTCAGAGGAGCGTACCACCAACTCCTCTAACGCTGCTACCTTCCGCTTGTCCTCCTCATCGCCATCCGCCTTTCACATCAAGgtgaacaggaagaggaagatgtgcTCGGGGATAGGGGGCGGAGGGGTGGATATAGGGGCCATGGCAGGGAGGTGGCAGGAAGACACCCAAGAGGCTACTCTCCCTGGGGAGGGTCGCCAGAGGACTGCGGCCAATGCGCGGGAGAGAGATCGCACCAATTCTGTCAACACAGCATTCACAGCGCTGCGCACACTCATCCCCACCGAGCCTGCAGACAG GAAGCTGTCAAAGATCGAGACGCTACGTTTGGCCAGCAGCTACATCAGTCATCTGGGGAACGTCTTGCTCCTGGGCGAGGGGCTTCATGACGGACAGCCGTGCCACGCTCCCTCACCACCGTTCTTCCACGTTAACTCCTCCCCCAACAGAGGATCTGACCAATCAGCTCAGCCAAAGCACATCTGTACTTTCTGCCTTAGCAACCAGAGGAAAATG aacaaagacagagacaggaagacgGCCATCAGAAGTTAA